In the Coturnix japonica isolate 7356 chromosome 6, Coturnix japonica 2.1, whole genome shotgun sequence genome, one interval contains:
- the GRK5 gene encoding G protein-coupled receptor kinase 5 isoform X1 produces MYACKRLEKKRIKKRKGESMALNEKQILEKVNSQFVVNLAYAYETKDALCLVLTIMNGGDLKFHIYNMGNPGFEEERALFYAAEILCGLEDLHRENTVYRDLKPENILLDDYGHIRISDLGLAVKIPEGESIRGRVGTVGYMAPEVLNNQRYTLSPDYWGLGCLIYEMIAGQSPFRGRKEKVKREEVDRRVLETEEVYSHKFSEEAKSICKMLLAKDVKQRLGCQGEGAAEVKRHPFFKSMNFKRLEAGMLDPPFVPDPRAVYCKDVLDIEQFSTVKGVNLDQTDDDFYSKFSTGSVSIPWQNEMIETECFKELNVFGPNGTISPDLNKSYPPEPPKKGLLQRIFKRQHQNNSKSSSNSKASLNHHINSNHGLESYTHYDESKVFSVLQTKAQGLFTTAHIKQVAREKCSRLVCAP; encoded by the exons ATGTACGCCTGCAAAAGATTagagaagaagagaataaaaaagaggaaaggcGAATCCATGGCactaaatgaaaagcagattttagaAAAAGTCAATAGTCAGTTTGTA GTCAATTTAGCCTAtgcatatgaaacaaaagaTGCCCTGTGTTTAGTGTTAACCATAATGAATGGAGGGGATTTGAAGTTTCACATCTACAACATGGGAAACCCGGGTTTTGAGGAGGAAAGAGCTTTGTTTTATGCTGCAGAGATTCTCTGTGGTTTAGAAGAtcttcacagagaaaacacagtgtaCAG agatttGAAGCCAGAAAATATCCTGCTAGACGATTATG GCCATATTAGAATATCGGATTTGGGTCTAGCTGTTAAAATCCCTGAGGGTGAATCGATCCGTGGAAGGGTAGGAACAGTGGGGTATATGG ccccagaAGTGTTGAACAACCAGAGATACACACTCAGCCCTGACTACTGGGGACTGGGCTGTCTCATTTATGAAATGATTGCTGGGCAATCACCATTTCgtggaaggaaagagaaggtgAAGAGAGAGGAAGTGGACAGAAGAGTTCTGGAGACTGAGGAGGTGTATTCCCATAAGTTTTCTGAGGAAGCCAAGTCCATCTGTAAAATG CTCCTCGCCAAAGATGTGAAGCAGCGGCTGGGCTGTCAAGGGGAAGGTGCAGCAGAGGTGAAGAGACACCCTTTCTTCAAAAGCATGAATTTCAAGCGGTTAGAAGCAGGAATGCTGGATCCTCCCTTTGTCCCTGAT CCCAGAGCAGTGTACTGCAAGGATGTGTTAGACATCGAGCAATTCTCCACCGTGAAAGGAGTAAACCTGGACCAAACAGATGATGATTTCTATTCCAAGTTTTCCACAGGATCTGTGTCTATTCCATGGCAAAATGAG ATGATAGAAACGGAGTGTTTTAAAGAGCTAAATGTGTTTGGACCAAATGGTACTATTTCACCAGACCTAAATAAAAGCTACCCCCCGGAGCCACCCAAGAAAGGACTGCTACAGAGAATATTTAAGCGACAG CATCAGAACAATTCAAAGAGTTCTTCAAATTCGAAGGCCAGTTTAAATCACCACATAAATTCAAATCAC GGGCTTGAATCCTACACCCACTATGATGAGAGCAAAgtgttctctgtgctgcagacaaaAGCCCAAGGCCTTTTCACCACTGCTCATATCAAACAGGTAGCAAGAGAGAAATGCAGTAGGCTGGTTTGTGCACCATGA